In Lacerta agilis isolate rLacAgi1 chromosome 1, rLacAgi1.pri, whole genome shotgun sequence, the following proteins share a genomic window:
- the LPAR6 gene encoding lysophosphatidic acid receptor 6 has translation MTMLSSNCSAGDSFKYTLYGCMFSMVFVLGLISNCVAIYIFTCVLKVRNETTTYMLNLAISDLLFVFTLPFRIYYFASKDWPFGDILCRISVTLFYINMYGSIFFLTAISIDRFLAIVHPFRSKAIRTRRNAKIVCAAVWIIVIGGSTPASFFQSTNDQVSVEGLPQKTCFENFSEKIWKTYLSRIIIFIEIVGFLIPLILNVTCSTMVLRTLNKPVTLSRNKLSKKKVLKMIFVHLLIFCFCFVPYNITLILYSLIRTQTWINCSVVVAVRTMYPITLCIAVSNCCFDPIVYYFTSETIQNSIKMKSWSTRRYDNRFPETKGSDQFVQHGLQSIKTRIFDSESAI, from the coding sequence ATGACAATGCTAAGCTCTAACTGTTCTGCCGgagactccttcaagtatactttGTACGGATGCATGTTTAGTATGGTATTTGTTCTTGGTTTAATATCCAACTGTGTTGCTATATACATTTTCACCTGCGTTTTAAAAGTACGAAATGAAACAACCACATATATGCTTAACTTAGCAATATCAGACCTACTTTTCGTTTTCACCTTACCCTTCAGGATTTATTACTTTGCATCCAAAGACTGGCCATTTGGAGACATACTCTGCAGGATTTCGGTCACACTCTTCTATATAAACATGTATGGAAGCATTTTCTTTTTGACTGCCATAAGCATTGACCGTTTCTTAGCTATCGTACACCCCTTTCGATCCAAGGCTATTCGAACAAGAAGAAATGCCAAGATCGTTTGCGCTGCTGTCTGGATCATTGTGATAGGAGGAAGCACACCGGCAAGCTTTTTCCAATCCACCAATGACCAAGTCAGCGTGGAAGGACTCCCCCAAAAGACATGTTTTGAAAACTTTTCTGAAAAAATTTGGAAAACCTATCTTTCAAGGATTATAATTTTCATTGAAATTGTAGGATTTTTAATTCCACTGATATTGAATGTTACTTGCTCCACAATGGTTTTAAGAACTTTAAATAAGCCAGTTACGCTAAGTCGGAATAaattaagcaaaaaaaaagtccttaaaatgatttttgttCACTTGCtgattttctgtttctgttttgtgcCATATAACATTACCCTAATACTCTATTCCCTGATCAGAACACAAACGTGGATTAACTGTTCAGTAGTTGTCGCTGTCAGGACTATGTATCCAATCACTCTATGTATTGCAGTTTCAAACTGTTGCTTTGACCCCATCGTTTATTATTTCACTTCAGAGACTAttcaaaattcaataaaaatgaaGAGCTGGTCAACTAGACGATATGACAATAGATTCCCTGAAACTAAGGGTTCTGACCAATTCGTTCAACATGGCCTCCAAAGCATAAAAACAAGAATATTTGACAGTGAATCTGCAATATAA